A region of Elusimicrobiota bacterium DNA encodes the following proteins:
- the rnhC gene encoding ribonuclease HIII, whose amino-acid sequence MIEEGLFEVDLLGKGGFGETYLVQDKRLRFGKQLIAVKVPDINANTKSLRNEINTLVNLGRNHKNLISFLGLVNFRTEFDIALEYVNGEDLSKKIKSLSNDIFAGKDSIFLKIENIIYQILNGVKYIHDNNMIHRDIKPSNILCEEDAISGDLLIKITDFGLTRRFSLNETVTRCGTPCYMAPECFKGKASFTSDIYSFGVILYEILTGQLPINFKECISLEDYIEEAYKQIPLLPSEILNREIGLLEKIVMKCLEKEPNNRYQSIDDILKELSYNQLNKVLTNELNSPMSEKDINLKKVVDTFIEACRKEGLVLLNKKDIEHGVQIAISNSLQKNVVNIYFGRKGISIVVGGKRSALFDILSNIKNRFLRELTEKENKSQLMNIVLPPPPWIGTDESGKGDYFGPLVIAGIYVEKNEQDLFKNIGVKDSKLLSDERILKIADYITKIIKKENYSIIEIPPESYNKLYIQFINEGKNLNTLLAWGHARAIEDIIKKGKQAIVISDQFGDEKYIKSKLLKETRVQNVNIIQIHKAEQNIAVAAASILARARFLNWFKMTEKEWGIKFLKGSSTAVEEIAKLFVAKFGRENLEKVAKVHFKTTKRIIKYE is encoded by the coding sequence ATGATAGAAGAAGGATTGTTTGAAGTTGATCTATTAGGAAAAGGTGGTTTCGGAGAAACTTACCTCGTGCAGGATAAGCGACTTCGATTTGGTAAACAATTAATAGCAGTTAAAGTTCCTGATATTAATGCTAATACTAAAAGTTTAAGAAATGAGATTAATACTTTAGTTAATCTCGGTAGAAATCATAAAAATCTCATTTCCTTTTTGGGATTAGTGAATTTTAGAACAGAATTTGATATAGCATTGGAGTATGTAAATGGTGAAGATTTAAGCAAAAAAATTAAAAGTTTAAGCAATGATATTTTCGCTGGGAAAGATAGTATTTTTTTGAAAATAGAAAATATAATTTATCAAATTTTAAATGGTGTTAAATATATACATGATAACAATATGATTCACAGAGATATTAAACCTTCAAATATTCTTTGTGAAGAAGATGCAATTTCTGGAGATTTGCTTATAAAGATTACCGACTTTGGATTAACACGACGTTTTTCCTTAAATGAAACTGTGACTCGTTGCGGCACTCCATGTTATATGGCACCGGAGTGTTTTAAAGGGAAAGCGAGTTTTACGTCTGATATTTACTCTTTTGGTGTTATATTGTATGAAATACTTACTGGGCAATTACCAATTAACTTTAAAGAATGTATATCATTGGAAGATTATATTGAAGAAGCATATAAACAAATTCCACTTTTGCCATCTGAAATTTTAAATCGAGAAATTGGATTATTAGAAAAAATTGTTATGAAATGTTTAGAAAAAGAACCAAATAACAGATATCAATCTATAGATGATATTCTCAAAGAATTGTCTTATAATCAATTAAATAAAGTTCTAACTAATGAGCTAAATTCTCCTATGTCGGAGAAAGATATTAATTTGAAAAAAGTTGTAGACACTTTTATTGAAGCATGTAGAAAAGAAGGTCTTGTATTATTAAATAAAAAAGATATTGAACATGGCGTTCAAATTGCAATTTCTAATTCTTTACAAAAAAATGTAGTTAATATATATTTTGGTAGAAAAGGTATTTCCATTGTAGTGGGAGGTAAAAGAAGTGCTCTTTTTGATATTCTCAGTAACATTAAAAATCGCTTTTTAAGAGAACTAACGGAAAAAGAAAATAAATCCCAATTAATGAATATTGTCTTACCACCGCCGCCATGGATTGGAACTGATGAATCAGGGAAAGGGGATTATTTTGGACCTTTAGTTATTGCAGGTATTTATGTGGAGAAAAATGAACAAGATTTATTTAAAAATATTGGAGTAAAAGACAGCAAATTACTATCAGATGAACGCATTCTTAAAATTGCTGATTATATTACTAAAATTATAAAAAAGGAAAATTATTCCATAATTGAAATACCTCCAGAAAGTTATAACAAACTATATATTCAATTTATCAATGAAGGAAAAAATCTTAATACATTGTTAGCTTGGGGACATGCAAGAGCGATAGAAGATATTATTAAAAAAGGGAAACAAGCAATAGTTATATCTGATCAGTTTGGAGATGAAAAATATATTAAATCTAAACTATTGAAGGAAACTCGTGTACAGAATGTCAATATAATTCAAATACATAAAGCAGAGCAGAATATAGCAGTTGCTGCAGCATCTATTCTTGCAAGAGCACGATTTTTAAATTGGTTTAAGATGACAGAAAAAGAATGGGGAATCAAATTTCTAAAGGGGTCTTCAACGGCTGTTGAAGAAATAGCTAAATTATTTGTTGCTAAATTTGGGAGAGAAAATTTAGAAAAAGTTGCAAAAGTTCATTTCAAAACAACAAAAAGGATTATAAAATATGAATAA
- a CDS encoding TIR domain-containing protein: MNIVDIIEKLKKCDFIFRCQKRLTNNKGQQLFFDPDLIVNVFDNGNISIQGKNANKVKDIIPRKANIVRKVFVVYGHDKRAKAELEAMLRRWQLEPLILDQLPSEGKTLIEKLEKYASDEVNFAVILATPDDVGYPCNNESQKKFRARQNVILELGLLLNKLGRSRLAIVIKNSDEMERPSDIEGLIYLPFNDSVEEIKTDLAKEMNKHNFSIDIAKL; this comes from the coding sequence ATGAATATAGTAGACATTATAGAAAAATTAAAAAAATGTGATTTTATATTTCGATGTCAAAAGCGTTTAACTAATAACAAAGGTCAACAACTATTTTTTGATCCAGACCTGATTGTAAATGTATTTGATAATGGAAATATAAGCATTCAAGGTAAGAATGCAAATAAAGTAAAAGATATAATTCCAAGGAAAGCAAATATTGTTCGAAAAGTATTTGTAGTATATGGACATGACAAAAGAGCTAAAGCTGAATTAGAAGCAATGCTTAGACGATGGCAATTAGAACCTCTAATTCTTGATCAACTACCTTCAGAAGGTAAAACATTAATTGAGAAACTTGAAAAATATGCAAGCGATGAGGTTAATTTCGCCGTAATATTGGCAACTCCTGATGATGTAGGGTATCCTTGTAATAATGAAAGTCAAAAAAAATTTAGAGCAAGGCAGAATGTAATATTGGAGCTGGGATTGCTTTTAAATAAGCTTGGCAGATCTCGATTAGCAATAGTAATTAAGAATTCTGATGAAATGGAACGCCCCTCAGATATTGAAGGATTAATTTATTTGCCTTTTAATGATAGTGTAGAAGAAATAAAAACTGATTTGGCTAAAGAAATGAATAAACATAATTTTTCTATAGATATAGCTAAACTCTGA
- a CDS encoding HNH endonuclease signature motif containing protein: MGFPESIIKEAWQRANGRCECRRKEHNHLYIRCNKELVWENRGRENGRGAWEAHHRISVESGGDNTLSNCEILCWDCHSKTL; the protein is encoded by the coding sequence ATGGGGTTCCCAGAAAGTATAATTAAGGAAGCATGGCAAAGAGCCAATGGTAGATGTGAGTGTCGGAGAAAAGAACATAATCACTTATATATAAGATGTAATAAAGAATTGGTTTGGGAGAATAGGGGAAGAGAAAATGGGCGTGGTGCATGGGAAGCTCATCATAGGATAAGTGTTGAGAGTGGAGGAGATAATACATTATCTAATTGTGAGATACTTTGTTGGGATTGTCATTCTAAGACACTTTAA